CGGTGCATTACCGGCCCATGTTCGCGGCCTTCGGCGGCGCCCTGGCGCGCAGCTCGTTGAGCTTTGTGTCGCAGGCCGGCCTGGCGGCCGGGGTGGGCCAGCGCTATGGTTTGCAAAAGACCCTGGCTGCCGTGCGCGGCATCCGTGGCCTGGGCAAGCGCGACATGATCCACAACGATTACGCGCCGCGCATGGAGGTCGATGCGCAAAGCTATGCCGTGCGGGCGGATGGCCTCTTGCTCAGCTGCGAGCCGGCGCAGAGCCTGCCCATGACCCAACGCTATTTCTTGTTCTGATGTCCCCACTTGCCATGACCACCGAAACCGACTTGCTGATCCGCCTCGATGACCTGAGCGACCCGCGCATTGCCGCCTTCATGGAAGAGCATATGCAGGACATGCGCGCCACCTCGCCGCCGGAAAGTGTGCACGCGCTGGACATGAACAAGCTGCGCCAACCGGAGATCGCTTTCTGGACGGCGTGGCTGAACGAGCCCGCAGGCCCGGTGCTGGCGGCCACCGCCGCGATCAAGCGCCTGGATGCGGAGCACGCTGAACTCAAGTCCATGCGCACCGCGGCCGCGCTGCGTGGCCGCGGCCTGGCGCGCCGCATGCTGCGCCATGTGCTGGCCGAGGCCCGTCAGCGCGGCTATCGCCGCTTGAGCCTGGAAACCGGCACGCAGGCATTTTTCGAGCCGGCCCACCAGCTCTACGCCAGCGAGGGCTTTGTCGTCTGCGAGCCCTTCGGCAGCTACCGGATCGACCCCCACAGCTGCTACATGACCTTGGCGCTGGCATGAGCGCCGCAGCGCTCTTGCAAGTGGCCCGTCTGATCCCGCAAGGCCAGGGCCTGGCGCCGGTGCTGCTGCGCCGTGCGGCCTGCCTCAGCCTGGACTGGGACACGCGGCAGAAGAGCCGCTTTCAGGCTGAGGACTCCAGTGGTCGAGTCTTGGGCGTGTTCCTGCCGCGCGGCACCCAGCTGCGCGGCGGCGATGTGCTGCTGGCCGAGGATGGCAGCCTGATCCGCGTCGAGGCGGCGCCCCAGGCGCTGCTGCGCATCAGCGCTTGCGCGGAGCACGGCTCGCCCTTTGACTTGACTCGCGCGGCCTACCACCTGGGCAACCGCCATGTGCCCATCGAGCTGCAGCCCGGCTATTTGCAGATCGAGCCCGACCATGTGCTGGCCGAGATGCTGCGCGCCCAGCCGCATCTGCAGGTGCAGGCGCTGGACGCGCCGTTTGAACCGGAGGGCGGGGCGTATGCGGCGGGGCATGGGCACAGCCATGACCATGGGCAGGACCACGGTCATGCTCACCCTCCTCACCATCATCATCACGCCCATCCATGAGCGCCCTGCTGCAACTGCTCTGGCTGGCCTCGCCGGCTTTGCCCATCGGCGGCTTCTCCTATTCCGAGGGCATCGAATCGGCCGTGGCCCATGGCTGGGTGCATGACGAAGTCAGCACCGCGCACTGGCTCTCGCAGCAGCTGCGCCTGAGCCAAGCGCGCGGTGACCTGTCCTTGGCGGCCCAGGCCTTGCGAGCCTGGCGCGAAGACGACCGGGCGACTCTGCGCCGCCTGAACGACTGGTTGCTGAAAACCCGCGAGAGTGCCGAGCTGCGCCTGCAGTCCGAGCAGATGGGCCGTTCGCTGCTGGACTGGCTGCGCAACCACGACACCGCCACGCCGGCACAGATCGCGCAGTGCCAGGCTTTGGGCCAGCCCTGCTACCCGCTGGTGATGGCCCTGGCCCTGGCAGCCAGCGAGGCTGCGCCCGAGGATGCGCTGCTGGCCTACGCCTTCGCCTGGGCCGAGGCCATGGTCGGCGCCGCCATCAAGTCGGTGCCCCTGGGGCAGAGCGCTGGACAGCGCATCCTGGCCCGCCTGGCCGCCGAGATTCCCGCGGCGGTGGCCGAGGCGATCACCACCGATGAATCTCGGCGTCAGGCCTTTTCTCCCATGCTGGCGATCCTCTCAGCCCGCCACGAAACCCAGTACTCCCGCCTGTTCCGATCATGACGCCAAGCACCTCGCACCTGACTCCGCTGCACCACATCCCCGGTCGCAGCAAGCGCCTGCCGCCCCTGCGCGTGGGCATCGGCGGCCCGGTCG
This region of Paucibacter aquatile genomic DNA includes:
- a CDS encoding GNAT family N-acetyltransferase → MSPLAMTTETDLLIRLDDLSDPRIAAFMEEHMQDMRATSPPESVHALDMNKLRQPEIAFWTAWLNEPAGPVLAATAAIKRLDAEHAELKSMRTAAALRGRGLARRMLRHVLAEARQRGYRRLSLETGTQAFFEPAHQLYASEGFVVCEPFGSYRIDPHSCYMTLALA
- a CDS encoding urease accessory protein UreF, with product MSALLQLLWLASPALPIGGFSYSEGIESAVAHGWVHDEVSTAHWLSQQLRLSQARGDLSLAAQALRAWREDDRATLRRLNDWLLKTRESAELRLQSEQMGRSLLDWLRNHDTATPAQIAQCQALGQPCYPLVMALALAASEAAPEDALLAYAFAWAEAMVGAAIKSVPLGQSAGQRILARLAAEIPAAVAEAITTDESRRQAFSPMLAILSARHETQYSRLFRS